A window of the Bacteroides thetaiotaomicron VPI-5482 genome harbors these coding sequences:
- a CDS encoding pectate lyase family protein, giving the protein MELGPYAKGPEVLKAFPTAEGFGKNATGGRGGKVVIVTNTNDDGEGSFRWALQQCSQNEATTVVFAVSGKIELKSEIRCKAKNFTLAGQTAPGDGVCIIKNEINFGGSENFIIRHMRFRVGEKDASGKEHNAACLRVENANNFIIDHCSFSWASEENTDFIDTHFSTVQWCISSEGLYYSVNKKGARAYGGAWGGTSSTYHHNLFAHCNSRTPLMNGARGKDPGQDIVVYMEYINNVNYNWGSQMATYGGMDESQDPEHHGWSCNFVNNYYKPGPATTARVKELKFFRQSSAREPNKAPLRAVSKWYFHGNVMEGNSQLTSDNWEGVYTDGNYPYSIDEMKASSFIIPSGKENYEQYWFDWESYTLSDQYESAEKAYQSVLADKSGAGAFPRDKVDVRIVKEVKSGLCTYTGAGDANSGAIPGIINSPDEAEGLDGLTYKTSGTITDTDQDGMDDAWEKKVGLDPANPEDRNRTTEVGYTALEVYLNSLVDESISYNFKK; this is encoded by the coding sequence ATGGAGTTAGGTCCCTATGCGAAAGGACCAGAGGTATTAAAGGCTTTCCCTACAGCTGAAGGCTTCGGTAAAAATGCTACGGGAGGTCGTGGAGGAAAAGTCGTTATAGTGACCAATACCAACGATGACGGAGAAGGCTCTTTTAGATGGGCATTGCAGCAATGCTCACAAAACGAAGCAACTACTGTTGTTTTTGCAGTTTCGGGCAAAATAGAATTAAAGTCGGAAATCCGTTGCAAAGCTAAGAACTTCACGCTGGCTGGACAAACAGCTCCCGGTGATGGTGTTTGCATCATTAAGAATGAAATAAATTTTGGTGGTTCGGAGAACTTTATTATTCGGCATATGCGTTTTCGTGTCGGTGAAAAAGATGCGAGTGGAAAGGAACATAATGCTGCCTGTCTGCGAGTGGAAAATGCGAATAACTTTATAATTGACCATTGTTCCTTCAGCTGGGCTAGTGAAGAGAATACCGATTTTATTGATACTCATTTTTCTACAGTGCAATGGTGCATTTCCAGCGAGGGGCTTTATTATTCGGTCAATAAAAAAGGTGCACGTGCTTATGGTGGTGCGTGGGGAGGAACTTCATCTACTTATCACCATAATCTGTTTGCTCATTGTAATAGCCGGACGCCATTGATGAATGGCGCACGGGGGAAGGATCCCGGACAGGATATCGTTGTTTATATGGAATATATTAATAATGTGAATTATAATTGGGGCAGTCAAATGGCTACTTATGGAGGTATGGACGAGTCTCAGGATCCGGAACATCATGGATGGTCATGTAATTTTGTGAATAATTATTATAAACCGGGGCCCGCTACGACAGCCCGGGTAAAAGAACTGAAATTCTTCCGGCAATCAAGCGCCCGTGAACCCAATAAGGCACCTTTGCGTGCCGTTTCAAAGTGGTACTTTCATGGTAATGTAATGGAGGGTAATTCTCAACTGACTTCCGACAATTGGGAAGGTGTATATACGGATGGTAATTATCCTTATTCTATCGATGAGATGAAAGCTTCTTCTTTCATTATTCCTTCAGGGAAAGAGAATTATGAACAATATTGGTTCGACTGGGAATCATACACTTTATCTGACCAATATGAATCTGCGGAGAAAGCTTATCAATCTGTGTTGGCTGATAAAAGTGGTGCCGGCGCATTTCCCCGTGATAAAGTAGATGTGCGTATTGTAAAAGAAGTGAAGAGCGGACTTTGTACTTATACAGGAGCCGGAGACGCCAATAGTGGTGCTATCCCGGGCATAATAAATAGCCCGGATGAGGCTGAAGGTCTGGATGGACTGACGTATAAAACCAGCGGAACCATTACGGATACGGATCAGGATGGCATGGATGATGCCTGGGAGAAAAAGGTTGGTTTGGACCCTGCTAATCCGGAAGACCGTAACAGGACAACAGAGGTTGGTTATACAGCTTTGGAAGTATATCTTAATAGTCTGGTAGATGAAAGTATTTCCTACAACTTTAAGAAGTGA
- a CDS encoding fibronectin type III domain-containing protein, producing MNLLKLMTVGCLLSCFSGLMTSCSDDDDAGSKVLLRPVTAMEIVQNKAYLSWKSVEGATEYIVEVYKVVDKGEELYKTETVPGDRSSCVIDLDWEENYKFKVKCEGNGRLSGYWETEVTGILYRPLSIELGEARTIDTQALISWTPNDTVVITALTAVPMGLETVNSQDIKVYNVSSEEYLAGSKIIDDLTPETSYRVSLYSGEEQNSDTYQARIEVKTAVTENLDEDYGTANRIDLRNEAFDPDYFNKLDWNSLAEGTTFVLPAGKTYVLNSGETVIEFAHSVHFVTPQTLEDYPTFSFDNAFRIVEGGVVDKVTFKRINLRASKSLSEVADNSLSGKQVICPESDVFLINTIDFTNCYIENFRSIVRSKKATGNVGAIAFKECTINAIGNQGIVSTDGKNGNYINDVSFDECTITNICGIADLRNSSSGKSISITNTTFCYAPMENSFLFRVDPSIAVKIENCVFGGSMKIDGKLPKFNELGSGGQDDYTGVYPFSSVNSFQANDRTSSKGNLGLSDSKMSTTTLFTAPGTNNFKLNELFTGCSSVGASKWRR from the coding sequence ATGAATTTATTGAAATTAATGACAGTAGGGTGCCTGTTAAGTTGTTTTTCAGGACTGATGACAAGCTGTTCGGACGATGATGATGCCGGCTCAAAAGTATTGTTACGACCGGTTACTGCTATGGAGATAGTGCAAAACAAGGCATATCTTAGTTGGAAAAGCGTAGAAGGAGCGACCGAATATATCGTCGAGGTGTATAAGGTGGTGGATAAAGGGGAAGAACTTTATAAGACGGAGACCGTGCCGGGTGACCGTTCTTCCTGTGTGATAGATTTAGACTGGGAAGAAAACTACAAGTTTAAGGTGAAATGTGAAGGTAACGGAAGGCTGTCCGGTTATTGGGAAACAGAGGTGACGGGTATTCTTTACCGCCCTTTGTCGATAGAGTTAGGAGAAGCTCGTACTATAGATACACAGGCTCTTATTTCGTGGACGCCTAATGATACTGTTGTGATTACAGCTCTGACTGCTGTTCCGATGGGGCTGGAGACTGTTAATTCTCAAGATATAAAGGTTTATAACGTTTCTTCCGAAGAATATCTGGCCGGCTCCAAAATCATAGATGATTTAACTCCGGAGACTTCTTATCGTGTTAGTTTATATTCGGGTGAGGAACAGAACTCGGATACTTATCAGGCACGCATAGAAGTAAAGACAGCTGTAACCGAAAATCTGGATGAAGATTATGGGACGGCAAACCGGATAGATTTGCGTAACGAAGCATTTGATCCTGATTATTTTAATAAACTTGACTGGAACTCTCTGGCAGAAGGTACAACCTTTGTGCTTCCGGCAGGTAAGACGTACGTGTTGAATAGTGGAGAAACTGTTATTGAGTTTGCACATTCAGTTCATTTTGTTACTCCGCAAACGTTGGAAGATTATCCGACATTTAGTTTTGATAACGCTTTCCGTATAGTAGAAGGCGGAGTTGTAGACAAGGTTACTTTTAAACGCATCAATCTTAGGGCTTCCAAATCATTAAGTGAGGTTGCTGATAACAGTTTGAGTGGTAAACAAGTGATTTGTCCGGAGTCCGATGTTTTTCTGATTAACACGATTGATTTCACTAATTGCTATATTGAGAATTTCCGTTCTATTGTCCGTTCAAAAAAGGCTACAGGAAATGTAGGAGCTATTGCTTTCAAAGAATGTACCATTAACGCAATCGGTAATCAGGGTATAGTTTCGACTGATGGCAAAAATGGAAATTACATCAATGATGTCTCTTTTGATGAGTGTACTATCACTAATATTTGCGGTATTGCAGATTTGCGGAATAGTAGCAGCGGAAAGAGTATTTCGATTACAAACACTACATTCTGTTATGCGCCGATGGAAAACTCCTTCTTATTCCGGGTAGATCCGAGTATTGCTGTCAAGATTGAAAATTGTGTATTTGGCGGTTCCATGAAAATAGATGGAAAACTTCCGAAATTTAATGAACTGGGGTCCGGAGGACAGGATGATTATACCGGCGTATATCCTTTCAGTTCGGTTAATAGTTTTCAGGCTAATGATCGTACCTCAAGCAAAGGAAACCTCGGACTGAGTGATTCTAAAATGTCAACTACCACTCTGTTCACTGCTCCGGGGACTAACAATTTTAAATTGAACGAGTTATTCACAGGTTGTTCCAGCGTAGGTGCTTCAAAATGGAGACGATGA
- a CDS encoding SusC/RagA family TonB-linked outer membrane protein, with product MNKHIVLMKFKSSSFIKKVGVLLCFVAFALSANAQTRKVTGQIVDESGQPIIGATIRLQDATTGTITDIDGHFSLNVPDGKKVVISYIGYLKQVILPKGDTLKVILQEDNQKLDEVVVVGYGSMKQKNITGSVSTISAEELEDLPVSNLSEALQGMVNGLNVQLGSSRPGTNANEVYIRQNRTFTGISKDGGNSTPLIIIDDVIQLGTNGQPSMEQFNMLDPSEVESITVLRDASAAIYGSRAANGAILVKTKRGKKGVPVISYSGKFAVNDAVSHSKVLKGSAYGRFYNALAIGSNKASGYDDLDVLYSDMELAEMDNLNYDWLDKAGWKSAFQQTHTLNVTGGSERATYYAGATYFDQGANLGDQSYKRYTYRAGVDVRLTNDIKLSATVAGNEGKSDQIYTKGARFKLYGMSGSTEKSDYSALHHMPNHMPWSVTLSDENGQDQEYWLGPIENTYSSPSFNRDYVTSWNYFALNNSGSFSKNRSNSWNADISLTYEVPFVKGLSLRATYSSSHSSEATEQASFPYELAYVGGRMPADQHLVYTIPSSSFKTAIFDKNSTLSFKDKQAERRQMNFYVNYDRTFGQHSISAMASIERYESFYDSRDIEYADLAHDISDTYLGVGGPSIVGPDGKSALASDNTVTLKGESGSLSYLGRVAYSYADRYMLQFIFRSDASTKFAPENYWGFFPGISAGWIMSEESWFKRSLPWFEFLKVRASWGRTGRDNIKMWKWKEQYKMDLKGMQFGAESGKPGTSLIPQSSPNRNVKWDVSDKFNLGFDTRFFDGRLSAVFDFYYDINDNILNQFMASQPGIPVYAGGSYAEENFGRVDTYGGELSLTWRDKVGQVNYNIGMDFGLNGSRVKEWVPGLRYNKYPSSSSWEEGMSTYLPVWGFKVWKGTSNGDGILRTQDDINRYWSYLESYTPEGGQTKYLDKTSKDDLRPGMLAYQDLGGEMVNGVQQGPNGQIVLEQDYGKLCEKNKTYNVSTRLGASWKGLAISANIATSWGGVRFIDRASMGGNKSTMIWAPDSFWGDMFDEMYNPNGKYPNLGTESLISSSAIANSDFWMISTFRCYIRNLSVSYTLPKKWIAPLKMSAVRLNLTGNNLWDLYNPYPDHYRNMYDASSTDYPTLRTWSLGVNVTF from the coding sequence ATGAATAAACACATTGTATTGATGAAGTTCAAAAGTTCTTCATTCATTAAAAAGGTAGGAGTGTTATTGTGTTTCGTAGCATTTGCGCTGTCAGCTAACGCACAGACCCGAAAGGTTACAGGACAGATAGTGGACGAAAGTGGTCAGCCGATTATCGGAGCTACTATACGGTTACAGGATGCTACGACAGGTACTATTACTGATATTGACGGTCACTTTTCGCTGAATGTGCCGGATGGAAAAAAGGTGGTAATATCTTATATCGGATATCTGAAACAAGTAATCCTGCCGAAAGGCGATACTTTGAAAGTCATTCTTCAGGAAGATAACCAGAAACTTGATGAAGTAGTCGTAGTAGGTTACGGTAGTATGAAACAGAAAAACATTACCGGTTCCGTATCGACTATTTCTGCTGAAGAACTGGAAGATCTTCCGGTATCCAATCTTTCGGAAGCCTTGCAGGGAATGGTGAATGGCTTGAATGTACAGTTAGGCTCCAGCCGTCCGGGTACGAATGCCAATGAGGTTTATATCCGTCAGAACCGGACTTTCACCGGAATATCCAAGGATGGTGGTAATTCCACCCCTTTGATTATTATTGATGATGTCATTCAGTTAGGAACGAATGGTCAGCCGAGTATGGAGCAGTTTAATATGCTGGACCCTTCGGAAGTAGAAAGTATAACTGTGTTACGTGATGCCAGCGCAGCGATTTACGGTTCTCGTGCTGCCAATGGTGCAATTCTTGTAAAGACCAAAAGAGGGAAAAAAGGAGTACCTGTTATTTCCTATTCAGGTAAATTTGCCGTGAATGATGCCGTTAGTCATTCCAAGGTGCTGAAAGGTTCTGCTTATGGACGTTTCTATAATGCTTTGGCGATAGGTTCCAATAAAGCGAGTGGTTATGATGACCTCGACGTGCTGTATAGTGATATGGAACTGGCTGAGATGGATAACCTGAATTATGATTGGCTGGATAAAGCAGGCTGGAAATCGGCTTTCCAACAGACACATACACTGAATGTTACCGGTGGAAGTGAACGTGCTACATATTATGCCGGAGCTACTTATTTTGACCAGGGAGCAAATTTGGGTGATCAAAGCTATAAGCGTTATACTTACCGTGCCGGTGTTGATGTGCGTTTGACGAATGATATTAAATTATCAGCCACGGTTGCCGGTAATGAGGGTAAATCCGATCAGATCTATACAAAAGGAGCCCGCTTTAAACTGTACGGGATGAGTGGAAGTACGGAAAAATCAGACTATAGTGCTTTGCATCATATGCCCAACCATATGCCTTGGAGTGTGACTTTATCGGATGAGAACGGGCAAGATCAGGAATATTGGCTGGGACCTATCGAGAATACCTATAGTAGTCCGAGCTTTAATAGAGATTATGTTACTTCCTGGAATTATTTTGCGTTGAATAATAGTGGTTCGTTCAGTAAGAACAGAAGCAACAGCTGGAATGCTGATATTTCATTGACCTATGAAGTTCCTTTTGTGAAAGGTTTGTCACTCCGTGCCACTTATTCGTCTTCGCATTCAAGTGAAGCAACCGAGCAGGCTAGTTTCCCTTATGAACTGGCGTATGTAGGCGGCAGAATGCCTGCCGACCAGCATTTGGTTTATACCATCCCGAGCAGTTCCTTTAAAACGGCTATCTTTGATAAGAACAGTACATTATCATTTAAAGATAAACAGGCGGAAAGACGTCAGATGAACTTTTACGTAAACTATGACCGTACGTTTGGCCAACATAGCATTTCGGCTATGGCTTCCATCGAGCGTTATGAATCATTCTATGATTCTCGTGATATTGAATATGCTGATCTGGCTCATGACATTTCTGATACTTATCTGGGAGTCGGCGGTCCCTCCATCGTCGGGCCGGACGGCAAGTCAGCTCTGGCTTCCGACAATACAGTGACGCTTAAAGGTGAATCGGGCTCGCTTTCTTACTTGGGACGTGTGGCATATTCTTATGCTGACCGCTATATGTTGCAGTTTATTTTCCGTTCAGACGCTTCGACTAAGTTTGCTCCGGAGAATTACTGGGGATTCTTTCCCGGTATCTCTGCGGGATGGATCATGTCTGAAGAATCATGGTTCAAACGCTCGCTTCCTTGGTTTGAATTCTTGAAGGTACGTGCATCCTGGGGACGTACGGGACGTGACAATATCAAGATGTGGAAATGGAAAGAACAGTACAAGATGGACTTGAAAGGAATGCAGTTCGGTGCCGAAAGCGGAAAGCCAGGTACCAGTCTGATCCCGCAGTCATCTCCGAACCGTAATGTGAAATGGGATGTTTCCGACAAGTTTAATCTTGGTTTTGATACTCGTTTCTTTGATGGTCGTTTAAGTGCGGTATTCGATTTCTACTATGATATCAATGATAACATCTTGAATCAGTTTATGGCTAGCCAACCGGGAATTCCCGTGTATGCCGGTGGTTCGTATGCTGAAGAAAATTTTGGCCGTGTTGATACATATGGCGGCGAGTTGTCTTTGACATGGCGTGACAAGGTAGGACAGGTGAACTATAATATCGGTATGGATTTCGGTCTGAACGGTAGTAGAGTGAAAGAGTGGGTGCCGGGTTTGCGCTATAACAAATATCCGTCCAGCTCAAGCTGGGAAGAAGGAATGTCTACATATCTGCCGGTATGGGGATTCAAGGTATGGAAAGGAACCTCGAATGGTGACGGAATTTTGCGTACGCAGGATGATATTAACAGATACTGGTCTTATCTGGAATCATATACTCCCGAAGGCGGACAAACTAAATATCTGGATAAGACAAGTAAAGACGATTTGCGTCCGGGTATGCTGGCTTACCAGGATTTAGGGGGCGAAATGGTCAATGGAGTTCAACAAGGTCCCAACGGACAGATTGTATTGGAACAGGATTATGGAAAGTTATGTGAAAAGAATAAGACTTATAATGTCTCGACAAGACTGGGTGCCAGTTGGAAAGGACTTGCTATCAGTGCCAATATCGCTACTTCATGGGGTGGAGTACGCTTTATAGACCGTGCTTCTATGGGTGGTAATAAGAGTACAATGATATGGGCACCGGATTCTTTCTGGGGAGATATGTTTGACGAAATGTACAATCCGAATGGTAAATATCCTAACTTGGGAACAGAATCTCTGATTTCCAGTTCGGCTATCGCCAACTCTGATTTCTGGATGATTAGTACCTTCCGTTGTTACATACGTAATCTGTCTGTCAGCTATACACTTCCTAAAAAGTGGATTGCTCCGTTGAAAATGTCGGCTGTCCGTCTGAATCTGACCGGTAATAATTTGTGGGATTTGTACAATCCATACCCTGACCATTACCGTAATATGTATGATGCTTCTTCTACAGATTATCCTACTTTGAGAACTTGGTCATTAGGTGTTAATGTTACATTTTAA